The following proteins come from a genomic window of Streptomyces sp. Sge12:
- a CDS encoding DNRLRE domain-containing protein — MTPEQKAQNAARSGGKPVEVLEQRTEDTRTFANPSGTFTLERHTSPKWVKRGGKWVDLDASLQVSAKGVLTPKASLLPLSLSGGGTGPLVSLTDGDKEISLTWPQALPKPRINADTATYPEVLPGVDLKVRAGIEGFSQVLEVKSAEAAANPKLAEIGFGLRTKNLAVAADGHGNLTAKDAAGRIVFGGPTPTMWESTPTAGQQKVSSLARSAAAAQDSSGPVAKDGSASTAWEPGLSAKQAPMATKVDGTTLTVVPDQKILKGKDTVYPVFIDPWMSGGRIAWTRVYKKFQDTAYWNKNELARVGYENESNGLSRSLYRMDTAGFAGKNVIRGTFSTQLEWSWSCQARPVQLWFTGAISSSTTWRNQPGWDQHLATVNTAKGWGPNCPAGGVEFDVTNKMREAAAAGWRDVTLGLKAENESDTFGWKKFLNSATLSIEYNQTPDTPGELQMTPQPTAHGYIGKTNLATGVHLRARISDPDSGNVTARFRVHYVDRGGWFNESTVSVPSGGIADFRIPDTWLPWDESYAWEVQADDGTSASAWQGGGRFTVKRTTPPVPTIAIDPVKGIATFTAEGATGGEHVQTYRFGINTDQPTRRVEAWHGKAAVLLPKMGEGRYEIKAYATDKAGNDSEATLNSGIQWDDNNTATSLSDATTTQGGHMVAVVEGRVWHGFTGGSVEDTTPVAGELPNVEQVATIGADSQLHVLALADGKIHHAVRLPGDWQRWGDAAAAAGGLPRVTRIAAAQDGWNMVVAAVADGKVYLTTRYPDRWDPWRLVPGTPAQIDQITLAAVNGQPQLAILSAGLAYHGGQSSPGNWSAFTQLPVAKPLTSIEASAAAGTGGEFQLTAASDGRIHHTTRKADGSWTAWGDVTAVVGNPGYTRKLLATPVGDGFRLTAIANGTISQTTRTAGGHWNGWKDIYQP, encoded by the coding sequence GTGACGCCGGAACAAAAGGCCCAGAACGCCGCGCGTTCCGGCGGGAAGCCGGTGGAGGTCCTGGAGCAGCGGACGGAGGACACCCGCACGTTCGCGAACCCGTCGGGCACCTTCACCCTTGAACGCCACACCAGCCCCAAGTGGGTCAAGAGGGGAGGCAAGTGGGTCGACCTCGACGCCTCCCTCCAGGTCTCGGCCAAGGGGGTCCTGACTCCGAAGGCCTCGCTCCTTCCGCTCTCGCTGTCCGGCGGCGGAACGGGTCCCCTGGTCAGCCTGACCGACGGGGACAAGGAGATATCCCTGACCTGGCCCCAGGCTCTGCCGAAGCCGCGCATCAACGCGGACACCGCCACCTACCCCGAGGTGCTCCCGGGAGTGGACCTGAAGGTCCGCGCCGGTATCGAGGGCTTCTCCCAGGTCCTCGAGGTCAAGTCGGCCGAGGCGGCCGCGAATCCGAAGCTCGCCGAGATCGGCTTCGGCCTCCGGACGAAGAACCTCGCCGTCGCCGCCGACGGCCACGGAAACCTGACGGCCAAGGACGCCGCCGGGCGGATCGTCTTCGGCGGGCCGACCCCGACCATGTGGGAGTCGACGCCGACCGCCGGCCAGCAGAAGGTCTCCTCGCTGGCCCGGAGCGCCGCCGCGGCGCAGGACAGCAGCGGCCCCGTGGCCAAGGACGGCAGCGCCTCCACCGCGTGGGAGCCGGGCTTGAGTGCGAAGCAGGCCCCGATGGCAACCAAGGTGGACGGCACCACCCTGACGGTGGTCCCGGACCAGAAGATCCTCAAGGGCAAGGACACCGTCTACCCGGTCTTCATCGACCCGTGGATGAGTGGCGGCCGGATCGCCTGGACCCGTGTGTACAAGAAGTTCCAGGACACCGCGTACTGGAACAAGAACGAACTGGCCCGCGTCGGCTACGAGAACGAGTCCAACGGCCTCTCCCGGTCGCTGTACCGGATGGACACGGCCGGGTTCGCCGGCAAGAACGTCATCCGGGGCACGTTCTCCACCCAGCTCGAATGGTCCTGGTCCTGCCAGGCCCGGCCGGTCCAGCTCTGGTTCACCGGTGCGATCAGTTCCAGCACCACATGGCGGAACCAGCCGGGCTGGGACCAGCACCTGGCCACGGTGAACACGGCCAAGGGCTGGGGTCCCAACTGCCCGGCCGGCGGCGTTGAGTTCGACGTCACCAACAAGATGCGGGAAGCGGCCGCGGCCGGCTGGCGCGACGTCACGCTGGGGCTCAAGGCCGAGAACGAGTCCGACACCTTCGGCTGGAAGAAGTTCCTCAACAGCGCCACCCTCTCCATCGAGTACAACCAGACGCCGGACACCCCCGGCGAGCTGCAGATGACCCCGCAGCCCACCGCTCACGGCTACATCGGCAAGACCAACCTCGCCACCGGCGTGCACCTGCGCGCCCGCATCTCGGATCCTGACAGCGGGAACGTGACCGCCCGCTTCCGTGTCCACTACGTCGACCGTGGCGGCTGGTTCAACGAATCCACCGTCAGCGTCCCCAGTGGTGGTATCGCGGACTTCCGCATCCCCGACACGTGGTTGCCCTGGGACGAGTCCTACGCGTGGGAAGTGCAGGCCGACGACGGTACGAGCGCGTCCGCATGGCAGGGCGGCGGCCGGTTCACGGTGAAGCGGACCACCCCGCCGGTTCCGACGATCGCGATCGATCCCGTCAAGGGCATCGCCACCTTCACCGCGGAAGGCGCCACGGGCGGGGAGCACGTCCAGACGTACCGGTTCGGGATCAACACGGACCAGCCCACCCGACGGGTGGAAGCCTGGCACGGGAAGGCCGCGGTGCTGCTGCCCAAGATGGGTGAGGGGCGTTACGAGATCAAGGCCTACGCCACGGACAAGGCGGGCAACGACTCCGAGGCCACGCTCAACAGCGGCATCCAGTGGGACGACAACAACACGGCCACCTCCCTCTCCGATGCCACCACGACGCAGGGCGGCCACATGGTCGCGGTCGTCGAGGGACGTGTGTGGCACGGCTTCACCGGAGGCAGTGTCGAAGACACCACACCGGTCGCGGGCGAGCTCCCGAACGTCGAGCAGGTGGCCACCATCGGCGCCGACAGCCAGCTCCACGTCCTGGCCCTGGCCGACGGAAAGATCCACCACGCCGTGCGGCTCCCCGGCGACTGGCAGCGCTGGGGCGACGCCGCCGCCGCCGCCGGCGGCCTGCCGAGGGTGACCCGGATCGCCGCCGCCCAGGACGGCTGGAACATGGTGGTCGCCGCCGTCGCGGACGGCAAGGTCTACCTGACGACCCGCTATCCCGACCGCTGGGACCCCTGGCGGCTCGTCCCGGGTACCCCCGCGCAGATCGACCAGATCACCCTCGCCGCGGTGAACGGCCAGCCGCAGCTGGCGATCCTCTCGGCGGGCCTGGCCTACCACGGCGGTCAGAGCAGCCCGGGCAACTGGTCCGCCTTCACGCAGCTGCCCGTCGCGAAGCCGCTGACCTCGATAGAGGCCTCGGCCGCCGCGGGCACCGGCGGGGAGTTCCAGCTCACTGCCGCCTCCGACGGGCGCATCCACCACACCACCCGCAAGGCCGACGGCAGTTGGACCGCATGGGGAGACGTGACCGCGGTCGTGGGCAACCCCGGCTACACCCGCAAGCTCCTCGCGACCCCGGTCGGAGACGGCTTCCGGCTGACCGCCATCGCCAACGGCACCATCAGTCAGACCACGCGCACGGCCGGCGGCCACTGGAACGGCTGGAAGGACATCTACCAGCCCTGA